In Desulfobacterales bacterium, the genomic window CTGTGTTAATATAAAAAAGAATTCCGCATATAACTAAAACAGCTATTAAAAATACAACCCCGATCGTTCGGAAAAAATACTTAAAAATTTTCTTTAAAAACCGCATACATAAAATCCTTTAAATGGTTTGTTATCCCTAATAAATATAGAAAGTGGTTTTTTTTGAACCCGCCCCTATTATAAATTTCTTAATTGGTTGTAGCAATTCTACATTACTAATTTTATAGAAAATTGGCGAGAAACCCCGTCCCCTTGTGGGCGGGGGAATTGACTTTTAATCCAACCATAAATTTTTCAAATCAATTTCAATTTCTTGAAATGGCTCAGGCTTAACTTTATCATCTTCCGCATACGTTCCTACAACTATCCACTGGTTTCCGCTAAGCTTGAAAATCTCTAAAACTTTCTCTATAGGGTCTATTATCCAAAAATAAGATACTCCAAATTGAGCATATATAGGCATTTTTCTTGCTCTATCTGTTTTTTCAGTACTTGGCGATAAGACTTCACAAATCCAATCAGGTGAAATTGAAATATAGTTAGTAGCTGGTAATTTTAATAATTTTTCTTTTTTCCAACCCGCTAAATCAGGCACAAATATATTTTCACCAAGTTTGATTTCTGGCTCATATAAAATTATCCAACCTCCTGGACCGCCACGGCCAAATTTATAAGGTGGTATAATCTCAGCACCTAAATCGGAAGTAACGCTTGCATGTCTATAAGATGGTCTTGGAGTTACAACTAATTTATTATTAATAATCTGTCCTATCATACTTTCTGGTATTTTATATAAATCTTCATAAGTGGCATTTTTCTTTAAATACTGCTGTGTTATATCAAGGCTATCATTTCCCATATTCTTCCCCTTACCTGTTTAATAAAATCATAGACGTATGAA contains:
- a CDS encoding Uma2 family endonuclease, with the translated sequence MGNDSLDITQQYLKKNATYEDLYKIPESMIGQIINNKLVVTPRPSYRHASVTSDLGAEIIPPYKFGRGGPGGWIILYEPEIKLGENIFVPDLAGWKKEKLLKLPATNYISISPDWICEVLSPSTEKTDRARKMPIYAQFGVSYFWIIDPIEKVLEIFKLSGNQWIVVGTYAEDDKVKPEPFQEIEIDLKNLWLD